The sequence TGTACACCTCTGTAGAAGGTAGGACTCTCATCTTCTGATATGAAATCTGGATGTAATACACCTGTTGGTGGGGCATCGTGTACGACAAACTGCTTCAAATCCTCCAAAATACAGCTGGGGTTTCATACCTCCTTTAGGAAAGTTGACATGAAAtgctagttaaaaaaaaaaaattaagtcaAAGAGATGCTAATGCTGCTAAAGCTAACCTTCCTGGTGGAGGCTAACAGGAATAACAACGTGTACCACACAGCCATGTTTAATAACTACTAACGTATACTACGAAAAACTGACTGGAACATCTACCAGAACGTCTAAAATTTGGATTCAAACGTGCGTTATCCAATTAACgatttataattaaatatagcAAGTTGTGTTGATAGCATTAGCAACTTAGCACTGTTATCTCCCTCAAAACATTTAGCTACAGACACCTCTGTGCCCAAAACACCACAACTAAGCTGCAGACAGACCGTCAAACAGATTGTATTataaattgtaaattaaattatgATAAATTCACTGACATGAAATGGTAGATAACGTTACTGGTTTGTTATTCTGCAGTTTAAGCCAGTCGGCGACACAAAAATCCCAAATGGAAAAATCCCGTACGAATGAACATATCTGGTGCCTTTAATGTTGTGGTACTTCGGAACTTTTTACTGGTAAAACGAGTTTTACACatccaaaataaagttattttggTCGGAAGATTACCATAACAAGTGGCGATAATTTCTATTAATCCCTCAAATCTCCTTTTCCTAATGATGCCGTGACATAACAGTACAAAAGTAAGAGTATGTTACGTGTTAATTCAGCTATACcaaatattaattatattaatagaTGGCTTCATACACACTGACGTTTCAGGAAAGGTATTAACAATCTGCCAACTTTCCCAATAATACAACTTTCTTGTTCCTGAGTTGTTGTGCGGTTTTTTATCAGAAGTCCCGCATTTCCGACGTAGTAACGTTACCCGTGAAGGCAGCACAGATCAATAACGTCACACGGAAAAGGATCATTTTAAATACTGAAAAGCGCCATGTTGTAACCACAGTACTACCTACAGGAACCTAAAAACGGACATTGACATTTTACGTGACACCAAATCAACTTTACCTCTTTCAACATCAAACATTTGATAAAAATACCGTTTGGTCAGAAGAAGCCCATCATCAGCTCGACTCGTGCACATGCTTGTGCGCTGACTAAATGTCCCGAACAAAAAGCATCTACTTTCTAGACCCATGCTTTATTTTCCAACcgattttttgaattatttgctatttaaacgtaTGCGTTTACAGCTATAATCTGAATTATGTTGCTAATAATTTTGTATGTCTTCGTGCATGTGCTCAAAGGTCACAAACCTACCGTTGCACGGAATTATTTACCTGTGACACAGCCACACGGCTAGAGCGAAACACTTATGCTACTCACTAACTTTGTGCTCGTAgctaaatggatttttttttttactgtttttggcTCGTTTACCTGGAAACTAATATGTTCCCATAGTCGTCTCAGCTTCTTAATTTAAGAGTTTAAAATTCAATGGGAAATGAGGTGAGGTCACCCCCCAGTTCCTAGGCTATTTTAACTCACAGCTGGCTAGGATTAGTCATGAACATGTTCCCTACAAAAGTAACATTCTGCACAGGCTGCTACAGTTTAGACACCCATTTTGTCCTGTCCTTCACTTGGAAAGGCCCCCTGCTCCAGACTGGTTCTGGGCATCGAACCAGCtgtgatgacacagagctgctgTGATGAACGAGACAGGGGAACTCCTGGGGGTCTCTGCATTCACAGAAACAAGTTCATCTGAGGTGGGTGTATTTACTGAGTTTATCACTTTATTCTATTAGTATGATGATGGCCTACCTACATTGAGTGGTATAACtatcaacatacagtatgtttttaggTTGTTACCCCTAGTTTCTATTTGCTATTATCATGGCTGCTAGTAGGGAGGGGCGTTGGCTTGAGACGGGGTAGCTGTGCCACTTCtgactcacacatacacagcttTTGCATTGCTGTACGAAATGGAAATAATGGACTAAAAATGGATTTTTCCTTTCGGTCTTTGTGCGTTTAAATCAACCCCTATGTTGTAAGTGGCTCTGGGAGGATTTGTAAGCCACTCATTGGGGGTCAGAGCTGTGTTCAGTTAACAGGGTCAGCTTTAGGGCTTGGCTGTTTTTCATATGTCCTTCCCTCCTGACTGCTGCAGGACAGGTGGCATCATCCCCACCGTGGCACAGCAGCTCCCAGAGACAACATAGAGCGTGTGTTCCAGGAGGCTTTGGAGAGGACGGCACGGACCCGAGCCGGCTCTCCGCCGTGGCCACCACGGTGAAGCCCGGCTTGGGCCTGAGCTTGGGCGTCGGTCTCGAGTTCACCAGAGGTTCGTGAGGCAGCACAACTTGCCCTTCATCCCCATCCACCACATGGAAGCCCACGCCCTGACCGTCAGGATGCTTCAGCCTGTCGCCTTCCCCTTCCTGGTCCTGCTCGTTTCTGGGGTCACTCGCTTCTCGCCGTGGCCCGAGGGGTCGAGCACTTTCTGCTTCTGGGTCACACTCTGGATGAAGCTCCTGGGATACACTGGATAAAGTAAGGTCTTAAGTTAACTCTAAATATGAGTTGCTGTTAGTGGTCtgaaaaaggactaaaaacatttctttttagcagaacttatgagttttaaccttgcacaaaaTGTCGTTGCACtatttagatattttacactgatgttttttaccttgcttttatgatcttacctgtagcactttgagatttgtttacattttcaaataaatgtattattattatcgtTATCATGATGTTCAATTtgtgaaaacaaatacaaaccaaATATTGTCATTTGTGGATTCTCAGGTGGCGAGACGTTTGTCCCTCATAGAGCACCCACAGTGCTCCACACTAAGTGGGGGACAGCTATAGAGCTTCTAGCGAAGGACGGCGACAGGACAGGTTTCCTCTCAGGACACCCATGGGAAAAACATCGACTGCTGCTTTCTTTCGCTGGGCTACGGAATCAAGTTAACATGTGATAGTGAAAAAAGAAGCCGAGGAAGGTATGAGGACACGCACAGTCTCGCATATGACAACCAGAACCCAGATGCATAGACCATTTATTAACAAACAGAAAGCTTGACTTATCCAACACGTGTGTAACTTAAAACATATGAATTCATCTGTGTTTATCAAGTACACCCCCCCATCACacactactgtatatttattttaccacTGTTTTATTGCTTACATAGAAGGCACTGCCAGATTACATTTCcctgaaattgtatttttatatgatTTCACGCAGCAAATACAGGACAATACAGGCaggatacatacatacatacatacatacatacatacatgtacacatacatcatacatacatacatacagtaccatacatacagtacacatacaacatacatacatcatacaatacatacagtacactcatACACATCATACTACACAtactacagtacacacatacagtacacatacatacatacatacatactacaacatcatatactacatacatacatacacatacatacagtacaccatacctacatacagtacacaacatacatacatcacatacatacatacatacagtacatcatacatacatacatacatacacatacagtacacatacatacatacatacatacagtacacactacatacagacacatacatacatacatacatacatacatacatacccgtaccatacatatacatacatacatacatacatacatacatacaatacatacatacagtacacatacatacatacactacagtacacacacatacatacgtacacacacatacatcatcCATACATGCACatctggacttaaattcacacctggtcacttatcactttaacactggactcaacactgacactgtaATAAATTGATggtcttctttgttttatttgacgaatgttcttattgttgttattagatatcagtgttgagtccagtgttaaagtgataaagtgaccaggtgtgaatttaagtccagatgtgcatgtatggatgtatgtatgtgtgtgtactgtatgtatgtgtgtgtactgtatgtatgtatgtatgtgtactgtatgtatgtatttatgtatagtatgtatgtctgtatgtaatgtatgtgtaggtgtatgtatgtatgtatgtatgtatgtatgttgatgttgtatgtatgtatgtgtactgtatgtatgtatgtatgtatgtgtactgtatgtgtatgtatgtatgtatgtatgtgtactgtatgtatgtatgtaggtgtatgtatgtatggtacTGTATGTAGTGTATGGTGTACTGTAGTatgtgtagtatgtatgtagtatatgatgtatgtaggtatgtatgtatgtatgtatgtgtatgtatgtgtgtactgtagtaTGTGTAGTATGTATGTGGTATGTatggtgtactgtatgtattagtatgatgtatgtatgtatgtatgtgtactgtatgtatggtactgtatgtatgtatgtatgtatgtatgtatgtatacctGCCTGTATTGTCCTGTATTTGCTGCGTGAAatcatataaaaatacaatttcaggGAAATGTAATCTGGCAGTGCCTTCTATGTAAGCAATAAAACAGTggtaataataaatatacagtatgtgtgtgatggGGGGGTGTACTTGATAAACACAGATGAATTCATATGTTTTAAGTTACACACGTGTTGGATAAGTCAAGCTTTCTGTTTGTTAATAAATGGTCTATGCATCTTGGGTTCTGGTTGTCATATGCGAGACCTTGTGCGTGTCCTCATACCTTCCTCGGCTTCTTTTTTCACTATCAACATGTTAACTTGATTCCGTAGCCCAGCGAAAGAAAAGCAGCAGTCGTATGTTTTTCCCATGGGTGTCCTGAGAGGAAACCTCGTCCTGTCGCCGTCCTTCGCTAGAAGCTCTATAGCTTGTCCCCCACTTAGTGTGGAGCACTGTGGGTGCTCTATGAGGGACAAACGTCTCGCCACCTGAGAATCCACAAATGACAATATttggtttgtatttgttttcacaAATTGAACATCATGATAacgataataataatacattttatttgtaaaatgtaaacaaatctcaaagtgctacaggtaagatcataaaagcaaggtaaaaaacatcagtgtaaaatatctataaatagtgcaacgacatttttgtgcaaggttaaaactcataagttctgctaaaaagaaatgtttttagtcctttttcaTGACCACTAACAGCACTCATATTTTAGAGTTAACTTAAGACCTTACTTTATCCAGTGTATCCCCAGGAGCTTCATCCAGAGTGTGACCCAGAAGCAGAAAGTCGTCGACCCCTCGGGCCACGGCGAGAAGCGAGTGACCCCCAGAAACGAGCAGGACCAGGAAGGGGAAGGCGACAGGCTGAAGCATCCTGACGGTCAGGGCGTGGGCTTCCATGTGGTGGATGGGGATGAAGGGCAAGTTGTGCTGCCTCACGAACCTCTGGCTGAACTCGAGACCGACGCCCAAGCTCAGGCCCAAGCCGGGCTTCACCGTGGTGGCCACGGCGGAGAGCCGGCTCGGGTCCGTGCCGCTCCTCTCCAAAGCCTCCTGGACCACACGCTCTATGTTGTCTCTGTGGAGCTGCTGTGCCACGGTGGGGATGATGCCACCTGTCCTGCAGCAGTCAGGAGGGAAGGACAtatgaaaaacagcaaaagcCCCTAAAGCAATGACCCTGTTAACTGAACACAGCTCTGACCCCCCAATGTAGTGGCTTACAAATCCTCCCAGAGCCACTTACCAACATAGGGGTATGATTTAAACGCACAAAAGACCGAAAGGAAAATCCATTTTTAGtccatttatttccatttcaggTACAGCAATGCAAaagctgtgtatgtgtgagtcaGAAGTGGCACAGCTACCCCCGTCTCAAGCCAACGCCCCTCCCTACTAGCAGCCATGATTAATAGCAAATAAGAAACTAGGGCGTAAACAAcctaaaaacatactgtatgttgataGTTATACCACTCATAATGTAGGTAGGCCATCTCATACTAATAGAATAAAGTGATAAACTCAGTAAATACACCCACCTCAGATGAACTTGTTTCTGTGAATGCAGAGACTCCCCCAGGAGTTCCCCTGTCTCGTCCATCACAGCAGCTCCTGTGTCATCACAGCTGGTCTCGATGCCCAGAACCAGTCTGGAGCAGGGGGCCTTTCCAAGTGAAGGACAGGACCAAAATGGGTGTCTAAACTGTAGCAGCCTGTGCAGAATTGTTACTTTTGTAGGGAACATGTTCATGACTAATCCTAGCCAGCTGTGAGTTAAAATAGCCTAGGAACTGGGGGGTGACCTCACCTCATTTCCCATTGAATTTTAAACTCTTAAATTAAGAAGCTGAGACGACTATGGGAACATATTAGTTTCCAGGTAAACGAgccaaaaacagtaaaaaaaaaaatcccatttagCTACGAGCACAAAGTTAGTGAGTAGCATAAGTGTTTCGCTCTAGCCGTGTGGCTGTGTCACAGGTAAATAATTCCGTGCAACGGTAGGTTTGTGACCTTTGAGCACATGCACGAagacatttacaaaatattattaGCAACATAATTCAGATTATAGCTGTTAAACGCAtacgtttaaatagcaaataattcaaaaaatcgGTTGGAAAATAAAGCATGGGTCTAGAAAGTAGATGCTTTTTGTTCGGGGACATTTTAGTCAGCTGCACAAGCATGTGCACGAGTCGAGCTGATGACTGGGCTTCCTTCTGACCAAACGGTATTTTTATCAAATGTTTGATGTTGAAAGAGGTAAAGTTGATTTGGTGTCAcgtaaaatgtcaaatgtgtcCGTTTTTAGGTTCCTGTAGGTAGTACTGTGTGTTACAAACATGGCGCTTTTTCAGTATTTAAAATGATCCTTTTCCGTGTGACGTTATTGATCTGTGCTGCCTTCACGGGTAACGTTACTACGTCCGGAAATGCGGGACTTCTGATAAAAAACCGCACAACAACTCAGGAACAAGAAAGTATTGTATTATTGGGAAAGTTGGCAGATTGTTAATACCTTTCCTGAAACAGTCAGTGTTGTATGAAGCCAtcttattaatataattaatatttgGTATAGCTGAATTAACACGTAACATACTCTTACTTTTGTAACTGTTATGTCACGGCATCATTAGGAAAAGGAGATTTGAGGGATTAATAGAAATTATCGCCACTTGTTATGGTAATCTTTCCGAccaaaataactttattttggatGTGTAAAACTCGTTTTACCAGTAAAAAGTTCCGAAGTACCACAACATTAAAGGCACCAGATATGTTCATTCGTACGGGATTTTTCCATTTGGGATTTTTGTGTCGCCGACTGGCTTTATAACTGCAGAATAACAAACCAGTAACGTTATCTACCCATTTCATGTCAGTGAATTTATcataatttaatttacaatttatAATACAATCTGTTTGACGGTCTGTCTGCAGCTTAGTTGTGGTGTTTTGGGCACAGAGTGTGTCTGTAGCTAAATGTTTTGAGGGAGATAACAGTTGCTAAGTTGCTAATGCTATCAACACAACTTgctatatttaattataaacTCGTTAATTGGATAACATGCACGTTTGAATCCACATTTTAGACGTTTCTGGTAGATGTTCCAGTCAGTTTTTCTAGTAGTATACGTTAGTAGTTATTAAACATGGCTGTGTGGTACACGTTGTTATTCCTGTTAGCCTCCACCAGGAAGGTTAGCTttagcagcattagcattcttttgacttaattttttttttttaactagcaTTTCATGTCAACTTTCCTAAAGGAGGTATGGAACACCCAGCTTGTATTTTGGAGGATTTGAAGCAGTTTGTCGTACACGATGCCCCACCAACAGTGTATTACATCCCAGATTTCATATCAGAAGATGAGGAGTCCTACCTTCTACAGCAGGTGTACAAATCTCCCAAAACTAAATGGACCCAGCTGTCAGGCAGACGGCTTCAGAACTGGGGAGGGGTCCCACATCCCAGAGGCATGCTGGCAGAAAAGATCCCCGACTGGCTCCAGACGTACTGCGAGAAGATCTCCTCTCTCGGTGCATTCAGTGGGAAAACAGCCAACCATGTGTTGGTGAATGAGTACAAACCAGGAGAAGGGATCATGCCTCATGAAGACGGCCCCCTGTACCACCCAACCGTCACCACCATCAGTCTGGGCTCTCACACCTTACTGGACTTCTACGCGCCCATCAGCAGTCAGGAGGCGGATGCACCGCAGACGGAGGAGAACCGCTTCCTCTTCTCCCTGCTGGTGAAGCCGCGCAGTCTTCTCATCCTGCAGGAGGACACGTACCAG is a genomic window of Etheostoma spectabile isolate EspeVRDwgs_2016 chromosome 11, UIUC_Espe_1.0, whole genome shotgun sequence containing:
- the alkbh6 gene encoding alpha-ketoglutarate-dependent dioxygenase alkB homolog 6 isoform X1, which encodes MFDVERGGMEHPACILEDLKQFVVHDAPPTVYYIPDFISEDEESYLLQQVYKSPKTKWTQLSGRRLQNWGGVPHPRGMLAEKIPDWLQTYCEKISSLGAFSGKTANHVLVNEYKPGEGIMPHEDGPLYHPTVTTISLGSHTLLDFYAPISSQEADAPQTEENRFLFSLLVKPRSLLILQEDTYQRLLHGIRPRAQDTLTDKVVNRSAAGAVPGETLIRGTRVSLTIRHVPKVMKTRLVLGRK
- the alkbh6 gene encoding alpha-ketoglutarate-dependent dioxygenase alkB homolog 6 isoform X2, encoding MEHPACILEDLKQFVVHDAPPTVYYIPDFISEDEESYLLQQVYKSPKTKWTQLSGRRLQNWGGVPHPRGMLAEKIPDWLQTYCEKISSLGAFSGKTANHVLVNEYKPGEGIMPHEDGPLYHPTVTTISLGSHTLLDFYAPISSQEADAPQTEENRFLFSLLVKPRSLLILQEDTYQRLLHGIRPRAQDTLTDKVVNRSAAGAVPGETLIRGTRVSLTIRHVPKVMKTRLVLGRK
- the osgepl1 gene encoding tRNA N6-adenosine threonylcarbamoyltransferase, mitochondrial translates to MNMFPTKVTILHRLLQFRHPFWSCPSLGKAPCSRLVLGIETSCDDTGAAVMDETGELLGESLHSQKQVHLRTGGIIPTVAQQLHRDNIERVVQEALERSGTDPSRLSAVATTVKPGLGLSLGVGLEFSQRFVRQHNLPFIPIHHMEAHALTVRMLQPVAFPFLVLLVSGGHSLLAVARGVDDFLLLGHTLDEAPGDTLDKVARRLSLIEHPQCSTLSGGQAIELLAKDGDRTRFPLRTPMGKTYDCCFSFAGLRNQVNMLIVKKEAEEGIEQGTLLSCVNDIAAATQHTVASHLAKRTHRAILFCKAIGLLPSSAPTLVLSGGVASNQYIRKALTLITDTTGLRLLCPPAKLCTDNGVMIAWNGVERLREGKGILPPYVDVSYEPKARLGVDMTAEVKAAAIRLPSVRMKIPD